The Micromonospora siamensis genome contains the following window.
ATCCGGGCCAGCGCCTCGCGGGCGGGACCACGGTCGAGGTCGGCGGCGTCCATGGCGTGGACGGCCTCCTCGGTGAGCCGACGCACCGCCGCACCGATCAGCGCCTCCCGGGAGGGGAAGTGGGCGTAGACGGTCTGCCGGGAGACGCCGGCCGCGGTGGCCACCTCGTCCATGCTGGCCTGCGGCCGCTCCCCGAGCACCCGCAGGGCGGCGTCGAGGATCGCCGCGACGCTGCGGCGGGCCTCCACGCGCACCTTCCGCTGCCGGTTTCCAGGATCAACCTCTGACACGGTTGTCAACCGTACGCCACCCACTTAGCCTTGACACATCTGTCAAGGAAGGAGACTGACATGACCGTGCTGCCAGGCAGCGACCTGGGTGGCTACCTCCGCGCTTACGTCGCCGAGATGGCCTTCGGCCAGGAGGAACCGGGCCGGGTGATGGACCGCTACCACACCCCCGACGTCGTCTGGCTGACCGACGGCGTACGACTCGACCGCCAGCGGCTCATCGACCACGCGCGCCCGGTGCGCCGGACCGTGAGTCGCTGCGACGTCGAGGTGCACGAAGTGCTGCGCGACGGGGACCGGATCGCGGCCCGTTACGCCCTGCACGCCGTGAACCGGGGCCGCGAGGTGACCAGCGAGGTCCACATGTTCGGCCGGCTGGCCCCCGACGGCCGGCTGCGTCGGATCGACCAGCTGACCCGGACGACCCGCCGGGAGCAACGACCGGGATGAGGTTGGCGGCAGCGGCTGCCGCCACCGCCACGCCGCCGACGTCGCTCAGCCCCGGGGGAAGTAGCGGTCCAGCAGCTCGGTGCGGAACGTCCCGGCCGGGTCCAGCTCGCGCAGCAGGGCCAGGAAGTCGCCGTGCCGGGGGTGGGCGGCGGCCACCGCCGCCGGCGCCAGGGTGAACACCTTGCCCCAGTGCGGGCGCGGCGCGAACGGCGCCAGCCGCCGCTCCACCTCGGCCAGCACCGGCGCCACCGCCGCCTCGTCGGCGATCCAGGTGAAGTGCACCGCCACGGTGTCCCGGTCGTGGTTGGGGCTGAGCCACAGCTCGTCGGCGGCGACCGTACGCAGCTCGCAGACCTGGGTAACCGGGGCGAGCCGGTCCCGCATGTCGGCCAGGGTGGCGAACGCGTCGGCCAGCGCGGCCCGGGGCAGGTGGTACTCCGACTGGAGCTCGTCGCCGGCGCTCGGGGTGAAGCCGAGCCGGAAGTGCGGCAGCCGCTCGTGCCAGGGACCGGGCTCGCCGAGCTGGACGGTGGCGTTCTGCGCCGGCATGCCGCGTACCGGGTGGACCGGCTCGCGGGCCGCGGTGGCGCCGAGCCAGTCGGCGGGCGGGGGCGCCTGGTCCGCGAGTTGCTTGCGCCAGAGCAGGTCGATCCGCTCCGATCGCCACCAGGTGAAGGCGCTGACGCTGTACGCCGAGCCGAACGCCTCGTCCAGCGCCGCCGCCGGCAGCTCGCGGTGCACGTACTGCCGGATGTCGAAGGCCGGTACGACGTCC
Protein-coding sequences here:
- a CDS encoding nuclear transport factor 2 family protein, which gives rise to MTVLPGSDLGGYLRAYVAEMAFGQEEPGRVMDRYHTPDVVWLTDGVRLDRQRLIDHARPVRRTVSRCDVEVHEVLRDGDRIAARYALHAVNRGREVTSEVHMFGRLAPDGRLRRIDQLTRTTRREQRPG
- a CDS encoding FAD-binding protein, with translation MATRNWAGNITYAAARRHRPSSLDELRRLVAASDRLRVVGTGHSFNRFGDTTGDLVSLAGLPATIEIDRDRGTVTVSGHLRHGDLAVRLHAEGLALANLASLPHISVAGAVATGTHGSGDGNRNLAAAVAGLELVTADGDLLTVDRADDRFAGMVVALGALGAVTRVTLDVVPAFDIRQYVHRELPAAALDEAFGSAYSVSAFTWWRSERIDLLWRKQLADQAPPPADWLGATAAREPVHPVRGMPAQNATVQLGEPGPWHERLPHFRLGFTPSAGDELQSEYHLPRAALADAFATLADMRDRLAPVTQVCELRTVAADELWLSPNHDRDTVAVHFTWIADEAAVAPVLAEVERRLAPFAPRPHWGKVFTLAPAAVAAAHPRHGDFLALLRELDPAGTFRTELLDRYFPRG